The genomic region TCATGTCGTTAACAACAAAATGGGACAAAAGAGATCTGTCTCTTGCACAGAGGGAGGCATTGAGCAGTTAATATAAAGCCTTCAGGCCATGTGGGTTATGCTTGGAGAAGGAATGCATCATATATGCAAGCACTCGCGCACATACTCGCATACCTTCTGGCCCAATCTGAATCACCCCCTGTCCACACCACCCCCCAAACCCAacccacaaaacacacacacatttgtagacagaaaaactgaagaaaatagACTCGATTTTAATTAACTCCCAGCAATAGCCTCAGGGCACACAGTCTGGAATTGGACAACGGAATGTACACTGCTTTACAGATAAAATCTAGTCCATCTATACTGACAGGCAACAAtctccagacacacacaacaagctCCACACTGTGCGGTACTGTTTCGGAGCTGACGCAGATTGAAAGCATCTGACAATTCCCAGAAGAAAAACTCTTAAGTCAGATTGTTCCAATGTGACCTTTAggttttcatttgttcagtgATGCACAACTGGTTACAGATGATAATTCAGCATACCAGGGATATGAACTCAGTGGTATTCAACTGTGTAGTCGCCAACTAAGACAGCATGCGTGTGTGCTCACTGTTTAGCTTCTTTTAATGTGCTAATCAGTACAACCAGCTACTACACACAGAATCTGATGTTGGTGAATATAATTCATTCATGTTGAGGACTTTAAATGAATGATAGACAGTTTTAATAAAGATCAATCTTATTTCTTGTCATTTGAGTGACCCAGAAAATCATCCATAGGTTCATTAATTTCTCATTTCCTGAAGCACATCTGATCAATATCTAATCTGAACGACATGCCAGTGAAAAAGATGGTGTAATGACAAACACTGCTGCATGATGGGATATTAAGACTGATGTTCAGATCGAGTCTGTTGGGATCAGTAACGAGGGTGTCAGTTCAGAGTTCAGTCTcatcaaacacatttcacacaggTGTTCTGAGTGACGTCATTATCACACGTGCAGACgctgggttgtgtgtgtgtgacagtggtCCGTGGATTCACGTAGTTCGTGGTTTCTATATAGTCTTTCTCGAGTTTTACATCTTTAAGCCCTTTTTCCTCAAGTCCTCTTTGGCTTCTTTTATCTGTTCCTGAAGCTCTATCGCCGCCTCCTCGCAGTCATTGAAGGTGGCCACCCGGTACCCCACCGTGGCTAGGGAGTAGCAGCCAAATGACACCAGCAGGTACAGCGGCATCGGCCAGGCGACTTCTCTGTAGGTCTGCGGCAGGCTCAGGTCCAACAGGTCGAAAGTGACCAGAGCCCAGAGTGCGCCCACCAGCGACACGCCGAACAGCCACTCCAGAAGTTTAGTCATGATGACACCTGACGCGGAGATTTCAGGTAAGCAGCCAGAAAACAACCCTGACAAGAGAGGCGAACGGTTAAGAAGCAATTCATTccattagcttagctttagCACAGCGAAGTAGCTCCGCGTTAGCTAAGATGCTACAGCACGAGAGGACGACAAACAGCGAGTAGGCGCTAAAACACCACAGAGTAATGGATTAAAAGAAATGAATCGATCGTTTATAGAACATTTCATTCAGTGATCAGCTATAGAAGCAATAATCCGATGTGTTTACCTCCTCAACGCCACCTCAGCTCTGCGCACGTTAATGACGTAAGAAACCGCGACGccttatgggaaatgtagttacTGTAATCATGCAGACTCTAACATTTCTTGATAATTTCTGTACATTTCGTACAGTTCGCGAAATACTTTTTTCACAAGCACAAGACTCTTTAGGATTTATTCTTATTAAACCTAAAATTTCAAACCTGAGACCTGTTAAAACCAAAACTTCTTTTTTCACGTTTTTGGtaattatttaaatatacaAACCCTTCACTATCCTTTATCCATGTCTTAATtaatttatatgtatttatattatttttgatAAATTAAATTTTGTTATCAAAAGCATCCTTGATGTAACCAGTTGTAGTTAGCAGCCATTAGAGAAGTAAGTAAGGGAAGAGTGGGAGGACAGTGGTCAGAAAAATGAATTACTGCGACTCCTCTGGTTTCTAATACTTCTCAGTAAATCTCAATATTGTcgctgtctgtgtttttcattaaaaCCCTGCACTAGGCTGTGTCTGATGTATTAACAACACCAATACCCtgtcagctgagagagagaaagcaattTATTTCAACTTAGTCTTTAATGGGGCCTCCAGTCAGACTTTTAACACACATTAGACCTctaactgtttctctgtgtcgTCCTCTTAATTTAGAAAAGCCATTTTGAAAATTAGATTACCATTAGCACTAGCTGAAAGCTATCTATA from Lates calcarifer isolate ASB-BC8 linkage group LG3, TLL_Latcal_v3, whole genome shotgun sequence harbors:
- the dpm3 gene encoding dolichol-phosphate mannosyltransferase subunit 3: MTKLLEWLFGVSLVGALWALVTFDLLDLSLPQTYREVAWPMPLYLLVSFGCYSLATVGYRVATFNDCEEAAIELQEQIKEAKEDLRKKGLKM